One Engystomops pustulosus chromosome 7, aEngPut4.maternal, whole genome shotgun sequence DNA window includes the following coding sequences:
- the SVIP gene encoding small VCP/p97-interacting protein, producing MGLCLPCLGGAADDVVETPDPDLKRRQLAEAAEKRQMEAASRGIKNPTSVEQKKKKKEEMDNMVVNSAPAGGGGGGLRWQVG from the exons ATGGGACTGTGCCTGCCATGTCTGGGGGGCGCTGCTGACGATGTGGTGGAGACCCCTGATCCT GATCTGAAGAGGCGACAATTAGCGGAAGCCGCGGAGAAGAGGCAGATGGAA GCCGCGTCTCGGGGGATTAAGAACCCAACGTCCGTGGagcagaagaaaaagaagaaggaaGAGATGGACAATATGGTGGTGAATTCAGCCCCTGCAGGTGGAGGCGGTGGGGGACTACGG TGGCAGGTCGGCTAA